In Carassius gibelio isolate Cgi1373 ecotype wild population from Czech Republic chromosome B19, carGib1.2-hapl.c, whole genome shotgun sequence, one DNA window encodes the following:
- the LOC127978667 gene encoding eomesodermin-like: protein MQLESILPGASVNLPKTFYNLSSSSGSTNNSPGAAQIDFQDMDRTETEQSSGAKKFLSGGSALMDEADSESFTGNKAAASAAPDARKTSPVIGGDDELSSARRYNIDELGTDRYFISSTQPSSDVPNPCSLFPYGGQTGSVYSGSNGSRYSSSLHYGSVLPPAGFSSAVCASRSQFGSGYQFGQGPGCLYPSYPGPGSGLSSMPIPGSGSAARAQVYLCNRPLWLKFHRHQTEMIITKQGRRMFPFLSFNITGLNLTAHYNVFVEVVLADPNHWRFQGGKWVTCGKADNNMQGNKVYVHPESPNTGAHWMRQEISFGKLKLTNNKGANNNNTQMIVLQSLHKYQPRLHIVEVTEDGVEDMSSEAKTQTFTFPENQFIAVTAYQNTDITQLKIDHNPFAKGFRDNYDSMYTAPESDRLTPSPTDSPRSHQIVPGARYAMQPFFQDQFVNNLPQNHRFYASERAVPQTNGLLSPQSEDSAAGSASAQRWFVQQSAASGKLDLSYDSEYSASSLLPYGIKPLPLQSPHALSYYPDSAFASMAAGWSSRSSYPRKMTTGLPWSPRPSPPAYTDDLLSSKDKLQDESSTAGPAAGSTGSWMEAPPVLKAVDSGDTSGYLMACKRRRISPGGSSTDASPSIKCEDLSSEEYNKESHKAMGYYAFYTSP from the exons AGACCTTCTATAACCTGTCGTCGTCCTCCGGGAGCACCAACAACAGCCCGGGGGCAGCGCAGATAGACTTCCAGGACATGGACCGGACTGAAACCGAGCAGAGCTCCGGGGCAAAGAAGTTTCTGAGCGGCGGGAGCGCGCTGATGGATGAGGCTGACAGCGAGAGCTTCACCGGGAATAAAGCTGCGGCATCCGCCGCACCGGACGCGCGGAAAACTTCCCCGGTGATCGGTGGAGATGATGAGCTGTCCAGCGCCCGCCGTTACAACATCGACGAGCTGGGCACTGACCGCTATTTCATATCCTCCACCCAACCGAGCTCAGACGTCCCCAACCCGTGCTCTCTCTTCCCGTACGGAGGTCAAACCGGGTCGGTGTACAGCGGCTCGAACGGGTCCCGGTATTCGTCGTCTCTGCATTACGGCTCGGTTCTTCCGCCCGCCGGGTTCTCCTCCGCCGTGTGCGCCAGTCGGAGTCAGTTTGGGAGCGGGTATCAGTTCGGACAGGGTCCCGGGTGTCTGTACCCGTCCTATCCCGGACCGGGCTCCGGTTTGAGCTCGATGCCCATCCCCGGTTCGGGCTCCGCGGCGAGGGCGCAGGTTTACCTCTGCAACAGACCACTGTGGCTCAAGTTTCACCGCCATCAGACCGAGATGATCATCACCAAACAGGGCAG GCGAATGTTCCCCTTTCTGAGTTTTAACATCACCGGGCTGAACCTGACGGCGCATTATAACGTGTTTGTGGAGGTGGTTCTGGCCGATCCGAACCACTGGAGGTTTCAGGGCGGGAAATGGGTCACCTGCGGGAAAGCGGACAACAACATGCAAG GAAACAAGGTTTATGTTCACCCAGAGTCACCAAACACTGGAGCACACTGGATGAGGCAAGAAATATCATTTGGAAAACTGAAGCTAACCAACAACAAGGGCGCAAATaacaacaatactcag ATGATCGTCCTGCAGTCCCTGCACAAATACCAGCCTCGGCTGCACATCGTGGAGGTGACAGAGGATGGTGTGGAGGACATGAGCAGTGAAGCTAAAACACAGACCTTCACATTCCCTGAAAACCAGTTCATCGCTGTAACGGCTTACCAGAACACAGAT ATCACACAGCTCAAGATCGACCACAACCCCTTCGCTAAAGGCTTCAGAGACAATTATGATTC GATGTACACGGCTCCAGAGAGCGACAGACTGACCCCATCTCCTACTGATTCTCCGCGCTCGCACCAGATTGTCCCCGGCGCCCGCTATGCAATGCAGCCCTTCTTCCAAGACCAGTTTGTAAACAACCTGCCGCAGAACCACCGCTTCTACGCCAGCGAGCGCGCCGTGCCACAGACCAACGGCCTGCTCTCTCCTCAGAGCGAGGACTCGGCTGCAGGCTCGGCTTCGGCTCAGCGCTGGTTCGTCCAGCAGAGCGCTGCGTCCGGTAAACTGGACCTGTCCTATGACAGTGAGTACTCGGCCTCCAGCCTCCTGCCGTATGGCATCAAGCCACTTCCTCTGCAGAGTCCACACGCGCTCAGCTACTACCCCGACTCGGCCTTCGCCTCCATGGCGGCCGGCTGGAGCAGCAGAAGTTCGTATCCGAGGAAGATGACCACCGGCCTGCCCTGGTCTCCTCGACCGAGTCCTCCGGCGTATACCGACGACCTGCTGTCCTCTAAAGACAAGCTGCAGGACGAGAGCTCGACGGCGGGCCCCGCGGCCGGCAGCACTGGCTCCTGGATGGAGGCCCCTCCGGTGCTGAAGGCTGTAGACTCGGGGGACACCAGCGGATACTTGATGGCGTGTAAACGGCGACGCATTTCTCCTGGAGGCTCCAGTACAGACGCTTCACCTAGTATAAAGTGTGAGGACTTGAGCTCTGAGGAGTATAATAAAGAGAGCCATAAAGCCATGGGTTATTACGCCTTCTACACTAGCCCTTAA